From one Portunus trituberculatus isolate SZX2019 chromosome 8, ASM1759143v1, whole genome shotgun sequence genomic stretch:
- the LOC123499656 gene encoding uncharacterized protein LOC123499656 isoform X4 — translation MTAPRPPAWTRPPRPPAGRAVPQSATLASPCCGPPACTAWARTLMPLPLRGRPPTPGSRALTLPPQPPVSRALHRQRRRTLPAVGTPLPQGHAWTAAGHCGATTSPTQSAPSSRCGGRHGTAPGHGARPGSGVVGRGRIPLARLRRAAGQGRTLLAVHSLWRPLLPTPQRTHLTPYNPHSPQTPHLSCLCLPSLPPFPYPIYPTSLLPSLLAPHCFLSPHDPLLSPAPPVERPNPSDPPFLRLPSRSDLDLYPPLPPSPLNSLADLSAAPHTSAERARTLARLMPLGHSSNLLPRPSHSLAHPVSSLHGTHTSPPYQRTDHSSSSSSSSSSSASSTSHLSSDRFRSLARLLSRSRRSNLFPRLSTNPSPYPPVRQRHDTEFNPFHEDSALHGALSLLGRGEPLGASGRQRPSSDPQFGVQLLSRHIVNIEQICIALLEINNHTREEQMLQQICHMLNDIQEQIHSLRLPDDSSMADDLAGAFSDRLPTPPRYSSSSRRRREERRPSPFPTHLLSGSDSVAGGGGGGGGGGSGGGLSSSPFLPRPGCVCLRPTPSSRLLRTYRGMYSRGCEARLRSASCTCFQRGSQSGNNAPSRRPARELRGVVGGAGEAVIGPLPTPPPDQGTDEEQPRHIVRIMTGSHYAQPPAPSEQGGRNQEEEPPPPPPPPPPPPPPPPPPPPPPPPPPEPPTPEPHHRLAPSTATTTSTTTTTTATSSTTTPTTSSTTSERWWDSRGEESGGPPWDQYLSLLPRETRARIMVEMERRRRSRQRTTTNTTNTTTGDEPGSGQEGTAADRDSSSGSSTITPGAAGTSTGATDANGGGSSSETVEGAAAAAGTATRSSQRPLLDFLERRLCEQIHKRSVYRLSSRRSDRPYLRAADRLLRPSGSRSSHLRPPDARVHAIRRLLERYQIRTDTYTSSRQQQQDPQAPPGPPGPPPTAPPSLDSLADDLGAPQHSSGEGRPTRHAADWLCNSPLPRPSGGGSSGSRNNNNNNNNNNNNNNTGDGNGGGGSSSSSSSSSSSSSSGSGSSIPLRDVLQWGSRRQYRVILEDVVDRLHHLERQERAAAAAAAAAGTATSSSNSGNNTEEPRTSRVSQHHRLTDLRLLVQLTLKLLYILLSFLYNPRRLYEERPISRLPNPFREEEVVLGGEGPPADLPPPAAEREPPMPGLTTSLETVRRAIEALRHDVAASPSPAADPTAASGLGGGSGAGPSAAPESRSSVTNLPRRLNDFLRRSRNLAARQHQQQERSGEGGARGGSLLPRSGSPWPRVVIPRITLSDPSGSESQVEEEQGGAVSSGPSLARRDQAEFSTRSVSGVPLRLLGRQYAVDRRSPDSEDSSGPLDGTGDGPGQPPEPFFPWREHLGPFDMELSQGPGSDMLFRHNLQRTPPDRAAEREAENFFIRPFFTPHLGTTRGMSTLGATQRIQAWDFTRCHIPDISDGVANVVVRKCRIHNDASVDISSDGTMLAALIPENQAMTMVGVYSLEDRSLGQLLYSFIFEHNTICVSLSPMGRHLVVGFASHSHHLVPQNTKQVAAQVYKLRDNHLFQARGQIGYLQKLRDIEVTIDNRQISLNCIRWLPHPGQGLIYGTNRGQLNILH, via the exons ATGACAGCGCCTCGTCCTCCAGCCTGGACTCGTCCTCCTCGGCCACCAGCGGGGCGAGCCGTGCCTCAGAGCGCAACACTCGCCTCTCCCTGCTGTGGACCTCCCGCCTGCACCGCCTGGGCCAGGACCCTGATGCCGCTCCCCTTGAGGGGGCGCCCTCCAACCCCTGGGAGCCGCGCCCTGACCCTGCCGCCCCAACCCCCAGTGAGCCGCGCCCTTcacaggcagaggaggaggacactccCAGCGGTGGGGACGCCCCTTCCTCAGGGTCACGCTTGGACCGCAGCGGGGCACTGTGGGGCTACTACTTCACCCACTCAGAGCGCCCCGTCATCCAGGTGCGGCGGCCGGCACGGGACGGCCCCAGGACACGGGGCACGACCAGGGAGCGGGGTGGTGGGACGCGGGAGGATACCCCTAGCCAGGCTGCGGCGAGCGGCGGGACAGGGCAGGACCCTCCTCGCCGTGCACAGCCTGTGGCGCCCCCTACTGCCGACACCTCAGAGGACCCACCTGACCCCATACAACCCCCACTCCCCCCAGACTCCCCACCTCTCCTGTCtttgcctcccctccctccccccatttCCCTACCCAATCTATCCTacatccctcctcccctcccttctggCCCCCCACTGCTTCCTATCCCCCCAcgaccctctcctctcccccgcACCCCCAGTGGAGCGTCccaaccccagcgacccgccCTTCCTGCGCCTTCCTTCCCGCAGCGACCTGGACCTGTACCCCCCACTGCCGCCCTCCCCCCTCAACTCCCTGGCGGACCTGTCTGCCGCCCCACACACCTCAGCGGAGCGCGCCCGCACCCTGGCACGCCTCATGCCCTTGGGCCACTCCTCAAACCTGCTGCCCCGCCCCTCACACTCCCTCGCCCACCCTGTCAGCTCTCTGCATGGcacacacacctccccgccCTACCAACGCACggaccactcctcctcctcctcctcctcttcctcctcctccgcatcctccacctcccatcTCTCTTCAGACCGCTTCCGTTCCCTAGCCCGCCTCCTCTCACGGTCCAGGCGGTCTAACCTCTTCCCCCGCCTTTCCACCAACCCCAGCCCTTACCCCCCTGTCCGCCAGAGACACGACACAGAGTTCAACCCATTCCATGAAGACTCTGCTCTCCATGGGGCGCTGAGTCTCCTGGGGCGCGGGGAGCCACTCGGGGCGTCCGGCAGGCAGCGGCCCTCTTCTGATCCCCAGTTTGGCGTGCAGCTTCTGAGCAGACATATTGTTAATATTGAGCAGATCTGCAT AGCCCTACTGGAGATCAACAACCACACGAGGGAGGAGCAAATGTTACAGCAGATTTGCCACATGCTCAATGACATCCAGGAGCAGATCCACTCCCTGCGCCTGCCTGATGACTCCTCCATGGCTGACGACCTCGCTGGGGCCTTCTCCGATAGACTACCCACCCCCCCACGCTACAG cagtagcagcaggaggaggagggaggagaggcggccATCCCCCTTCCCCACACACCTCCTGTCGGGCAGTGACTCagtggcaggtggtggcggtggtggtggtggtggtggcagtggtggtgggttgTCGAGCTCACCGTTTCTTCCAAGGCCTGGCTGTGTGTGTCTCCGGCCGACTCCTAGCTcaag ACTTCTACGCACCTACCGAGGGATGTACAGTCGAGGGTGTGAGGCGCGGCTAAGGTCGGCCAGCTGCACCTGTTTCCAGAGAGGCAGCCAGTCGGGAAACAATGCCCCATCCCGCCGCCCTGCCAGGGAACTGCGGGGCGTGGTGGGTGGTGCAGGGGAGGCAGTGATAGGCCCCCTGCCAACGCCGCCACCAGACCAGGGCACAGATGAGGAGCAGCCCAGACATATTGTACGGATTATGACAGGGAGCCACTATGCACAGCCTCCTGCCCCCTCG gagcaaggaggaaggaaccaggaagaggaaccaccaccaccaccacctccacctcctccaccaccacctcctccacctccacctcctccacctccccctcctccccctgaaCCACCCACACCAGAGCCCCACCACCGCTTAGCCCcctctaccgccaccaccacctccaccaccaccaccactaccgccacgtcctccaccaccactcccactacctcctccaccacatcgGAGCGGTGGTGGGACagcagaggagaagaaagtggaggtccgcctt GGGACCAGTACCTGTCACTGTTGCCGCGGGAGACAAGGGCAAGGATCAtggtggagatggagaggaggcggCGGTCCAGACagcgcaccaccaccaacaccaccaacaccaccactgggGATGAGCCAG GGTCGGGTCAGGAGGGCACTGCTGCAGACAGggacagcagcagcggcagcagcaccaTCACGCCAGGCGCTGCAGGCACCAGCACTGGTGCCACTGACgccaatggtggtggcagcagcagcgagACAGTTGAaggagcagcagcggcagcaggcaCAGCCACACGGTCGTCCCAGCGGCCACTGCTGGACTTCCTGGAGCGGCGGCTGTGTGAGCAGATCCACAAGCGCAGCGTGTACCGCCTGTCAAGCCGCCGCTCTGACCGGCCGTACCTGCGGGCTGCTGACCGGCTGCTGCGGCCAAGTGGCAGTCGCTCCTCACACCTGCGGCCGCCAGACGCCCGGGTGCACGCCATTCGCCGTCTACTGGAACGCTACCAGATCAGGACGGACACTTACACTTCctccaggcagcagcagcaggacccTCAGGCTCCCCCAGGGCCCCCAGGACCCCCGCCCACTGCACCTCCTAGCCTGGACTCCCTGGCTGACGACTTGG GTGCCCCCCAGCATTCCAGTGGGGAGGGGCGGCCCACCAGGCACGCCGCAGACTGGTTGTGCAACAGCCCACTCCCGAGGCCCAGCggcggtggcagcagcggcagcaggaacaacaacaacaacaacaataacaacaacaacaacaacaacactggggacggcaatggtggtggtggcagcagcagcagcagcagcagcagcagcagcagtagcagtagtggcagtggaaGCAGCATACCACTGAGAGATGTGCTGCAGTGGGGCAGCAGACGccagtacag GGTGATTCTGGAGGATGTGGTGGACCGCTTGCACCACCTGGAGAGGCAGGAGCgtgcagcagcggcggcagcggcagcagcaggcactgccaccagcagcagcaacagcggtAATAACACGGAGGAGCCCAGGACAAGCCGGGTCTCACAGCACCACAGGCTCA CAGACCTCCGCCTCCTGGTGCAGCTGACCCTCAAGCTGCTCTACATCCTGCTCAGCTTCCTCTACAACCCCCGCAG gctGTACGAGGAGCGGCCCATCTCCCGCTTGCCCAACCCATTTCGTGAAGAGGAGGTTGTGCTGGGGGGCGAGGGGCCACCGGCGGACCTCCCTCCACCCGCCGCCGAGCGGGAGCCGCCCATGCCGGGCCTCACCACCTCACTGGAGACTGTGAGGCGTGCCATTGAGGCCCTGCGGCACGACGTGGCTGCCAGCCCCAGCCCTGCCGCCGACCCCACCGCAGCATCAGGCCTGGGAGGGGGATCTGGTGCCGGCCCCAGTGCCGCCCCAGAGTCCCGCAGCTCAGTAACCAACCTGCCACGACGCCTCAACGACTTTCTGCGACGCTCCAGGAACCTGGCAGCacggcagcaccagcagcaggagcGGTCCGGGGAGGGTGGAGCGCGGGGCGGCAGTCTGCTGCCCCGCAGTGGCTCCCCATGGCCCCGCGTGGTAATCCCCCGCATCACCCTCAGTGACCCCAGTGGCAGTGAGagccaggtggaggaggagcagggtggTGCAGTGTCATCCGGGCCCAGCCTGGCCCGCCGCGACCAGGCTGAGTTCAGCACGCGCTCTGTGTCGGGAGTGCCACTCCGCCTGCTGGGCCGCCAGTACGCCGTGGACCGCCGCAGCCCCGACTCAGAGGACTCCTCAGGGCCACTGGATGGGACGGGCGATGGCCCTGGCCAGCCCCCAGAGCCCTTCTTCCCCTGGCGGGAGCACCTGGGGCCCTTCGACATGGAGCTGTCCCAGGGGCCCGGCTCAGACATGCTGTTCCGCCACAACCTGCAGCGCACGCCCCCAGACCGCGCCGCAGAGAGGGAGGCCGAGAACTTCTTCATCCGACCTTTCTTCACCCCACACCTGGGCACCACCCGGGGCATGTCCA CTCTGGGCGCCACACAGCGGATCCAAGCCTGGGACTTCACACGCTGCCACATCCCAGATATTTCAGACG GTGTGGCAaatgtggtggtgagaaagtgCCGTATTCACAATGATGCCAGCGTGGACATTTCCTCAGATGGCACTATGTTAGCGGCACTTATCCCGGAGAACCAGGCGATGACTATGGTTG GAGTGTACAGCCTGGAGGACCGGTCTCTGGGGCAGCTTCTGTACAGTTTTATCTTTGAGCACAACACCATCTGTGTCAGTCTCTCCCCCATGGGACGCCATCTGGTGGTGGGCTTCGCTTCACACTCCCACCACCTTGTCCCGCAGAACACTAAACAG GTGGCGGCGCAGGTGTACAAGCTGCGGGACAACCACCTCTTCCAGGCCAGGGGTCAGATAGGCTACCTGCAGAAACTAAGGGACATCGAGGTGACAATAGACAACCGACAGATCTCCCTAAACTGTATCCGCTGGCTGCCTCACCCCGGACAAGGCCTCATATATGGAACCAATAGGGGCCAGCTGAACATCCTGCACTAG
- the LOC123499656 gene encoding uncharacterized protein LOC123499656 isoform X1 → MTAPRPPAWTRPPRPPAGRAVPQSATLASPCCGPPACTAWARTLMPLPLRGRPPTPGSRALTLPPQPPVSRALHRQRRRTLPAVGTPLPQGHAWTAAGHCGATTSPTQSAPSSRCGGRHGTAPGHGARPGSGVVGRGRIPLARLRRAAGQGRTLLAVHSLWRPLLPTPQRTHLTPYNPHSPQTPHLSCLCLPSLPPFPYPIYPTSLLPSLLAPHCFLSPHDPLLSPAPPVERPNPSDPPFLRLPSRSDLDLYPPLPPSPLNSLADLSAAPHTSAERARTLARLMPLGHSSNLLPRPSHSLAHPVSSLHGTHTSPPYQRTDHSSSSSSSSSSSASSTSHLSSDRFRSLARLLSRSRRSNLFPRLSTNPSPYPPVRQRHDTEFNPFHEDSALHGALSLLGRGEPLGASGRQRPSSDPQFGVQLLSRHIVNIEQICIALLEINNHTREEQMLQQICHMLNDIQEQIHSLRLPDDSSMADDLAGAFSDRLPTPPRYSSSSRRRREERRPSPFPTHLLSGSDSVAGGGGGGGGGGSGGGLSSSPFLPRPGCVCLRPTPSSRLLRTYRGMYSRGCEARLRSASCTCFQRGSQSGNNAPSRRPARELRGVVGGAGEAVIGPLPTPPPDQGTDEEQPRHIVRIMTGSHYAQPPAPSEQGGRNQEEEPPPPPPPPPPPPPPPPPPPPPPPPPPEPPTPEPHHRLAPSTATTTSTTTTTTATSSTTTPTTSSTTSERWWDSRGEESGGPPWDQYLSLLPRETRARIMVEMERRRRSRQRTTTNTTNTTTGDEPGSGQEGTAADRDSSSGSSTITPGAAGTSTGATDANGGGSSSETVEGAAAAAGTATRSSQRPLLDFLERRLCEQIHKRSVYRLSSRRSDRPYLRAADRLLRPSGSRSSHLRPPDARVHAIRRLLERYQIRTDTYTSSRQQQQDPQAPPGPPGPPPTAPPSLDSLADDLGAPQHSSGEGRPTRHAADWLCNSPLPRPSGGGSSGSRNNNNNNNNNNNNNNTGDGNGGGGSSSSSSSSSSSSSSGSGSSIPLRDVLQWGSRRQYRVILEDVVDRLHHLERQERAAAAAAAAAGTATSSSNSGNNTEEPRTSRVSQHHRLTDLRLLVQLTLKLLYILLSFLYNPRRLYEERPISRLPNPFREEEVVLGGEGPPADLPPPAAEREPPMPGLTTSLETVRRAIEALRHDVAASPSPAADPTAASGLGGGSGAGPSAAPESRSSVTNLPRRLNDFLRRSRNLAARQHQQQERSGEGGARGGSLLPRSGSPWPRVVIPRITLSDPSGSESQVEEEQGGAVSSGPSLARRDQAEFSTRSVSGVPLRLLGRQYAVDRRSPDSEDSSGPLDGTGDGPGQPPEPFFPWREHLGPFDMELSQGPGSDMLFRHNLQRTPPDRAAEREAENFFIRPFFTPHLGTTRGMSSEWVGRAKTALGATQRIQAWDFTRCHIPDISDGVANVVVRKCRIHNDASVDISSDGTMLAALIPENQAMTMVGVYSLEDRSLGQLLYSFIFEHNTICVSLSPMGRHLVVGFASHSHHLVPQNTKQVAAQVYKLRDNHLFQARGQIGYLQKLRDIEVTIDNRQISLNCIRWLPHPGQGLIYGTNRGQLNILH, encoded by the exons ATGACAGCGCCTCGTCCTCCAGCCTGGACTCGTCCTCCTCGGCCACCAGCGGGGCGAGCCGTGCCTCAGAGCGCAACACTCGCCTCTCCCTGCTGTGGACCTCCCGCCTGCACCGCCTGGGCCAGGACCCTGATGCCGCTCCCCTTGAGGGGGCGCCCTCCAACCCCTGGGAGCCGCGCCCTGACCCTGCCGCCCCAACCCCCAGTGAGCCGCGCCCTTcacaggcagaggaggaggacactccCAGCGGTGGGGACGCCCCTTCCTCAGGGTCACGCTTGGACCGCAGCGGGGCACTGTGGGGCTACTACTTCACCCACTCAGAGCGCCCCGTCATCCAGGTGCGGCGGCCGGCACGGGACGGCCCCAGGACACGGGGCACGACCAGGGAGCGGGGTGGTGGGACGCGGGAGGATACCCCTAGCCAGGCTGCGGCGAGCGGCGGGACAGGGCAGGACCCTCCTCGCCGTGCACAGCCTGTGGCGCCCCCTACTGCCGACACCTCAGAGGACCCACCTGACCCCATACAACCCCCACTCCCCCCAGACTCCCCACCTCTCCTGTCtttgcctcccctccctccccccatttCCCTACCCAATCTATCCTacatccctcctcccctcccttctggCCCCCCACTGCTTCCTATCCCCCCAcgaccctctcctctcccccgcACCCCCAGTGGAGCGTCccaaccccagcgacccgccCTTCCTGCGCCTTCCTTCCCGCAGCGACCTGGACCTGTACCCCCCACTGCCGCCCTCCCCCCTCAACTCCCTGGCGGACCTGTCTGCCGCCCCACACACCTCAGCGGAGCGCGCCCGCACCCTGGCACGCCTCATGCCCTTGGGCCACTCCTCAAACCTGCTGCCCCGCCCCTCACACTCCCTCGCCCACCCTGTCAGCTCTCTGCATGGcacacacacctccccgccCTACCAACGCACggaccactcctcctcctcctcctcctcttcctcctcctccgcatcctccacctcccatcTCTCTTCAGACCGCTTCCGTTCCCTAGCCCGCCTCCTCTCACGGTCCAGGCGGTCTAACCTCTTCCCCCGCCTTTCCACCAACCCCAGCCCTTACCCCCCTGTCCGCCAGAGACACGACACAGAGTTCAACCCATTCCATGAAGACTCTGCTCTCCATGGGGCGCTGAGTCTCCTGGGGCGCGGGGAGCCACTCGGGGCGTCCGGCAGGCAGCGGCCCTCTTCTGATCCCCAGTTTGGCGTGCAGCTTCTGAGCAGACATATTGTTAATATTGAGCAGATCTGCAT AGCCCTACTGGAGATCAACAACCACACGAGGGAGGAGCAAATGTTACAGCAGATTTGCCACATGCTCAATGACATCCAGGAGCAGATCCACTCCCTGCGCCTGCCTGATGACTCCTCCATGGCTGACGACCTCGCTGGGGCCTTCTCCGATAGACTACCCACCCCCCCACGCTACAG cagtagcagcaggaggaggagggaggagaggcggccATCCCCCTTCCCCACACACCTCCTGTCGGGCAGTGACTCagtggcaggtggtggcggtggtggtggtggtggtggcagtggtggtgggttgTCGAGCTCACCGTTTCTTCCAAGGCCTGGCTGTGTGTGTCTCCGGCCGACTCCTAGCTcaag ACTTCTACGCACCTACCGAGGGATGTACAGTCGAGGGTGTGAGGCGCGGCTAAGGTCGGCCAGCTGCACCTGTTTCCAGAGAGGCAGCCAGTCGGGAAACAATGCCCCATCCCGCCGCCCTGCCAGGGAACTGCGGGGCGTGGTGGGTGGTGCAGGGGAGGCAGTGATAGGCCCCCTGCCAACGCCGCCACCAGACCAGGGCACAGATGAGGAGCAGCCCAGACATATTGTACGGATTATGACAGGGAGCCACTATGCACAGCCTCCTGCCCCCTCG gagcaaggaggaaggaaccaggaagaggaaccaccaccaccaccacctccacctcctccaccaccacctcctccacctccacctcctccacctccccctcctccccctgaaCCACCCACACCAGAGCCCCACCACCGCTTAGCCCcctctaccgccaccaccacctccaccaccaccaccactaccgccacgtcctccaccaccactcccactacctcctccaccacatcgGAGCGGTGGTGGGACagcagaggagaagaaagtggaggtccgcctt GGGACCAGTACCTGTCACTGTTGCCGCGGGAGACAAGGGCAAGGATCAtggtggagatggagaggaggcggCGGTCCAGACagcgcaccaccaccaacaccaccaacaccaccactgggGATGAGCCAG GGTCGGGTCAGGAGGGCACTGCTGCAGACAGggacagcagcagcggcagcagcaccaTCACGCCAGGCGCTGCAGGCACCAGCACTGGTGCCACTGACgccaatggtggtggcagcagcagcgagACAGTTGAaggagcagcagcggcagcaggcaCAGCCACACGGTCGTCCCAGCGGCCACTGCTGGACTTCCTGGAGCGGCGGCTGTGTGAGCAGATCCACAAGCGCAGCGTGTACCGCCTGTCAAGCCGCCGCTCTGACCGGCCGTACCTGCGGGCTGCTGACCGGCTGCTGCGGCCAAGTGGCAGTCGCTCCTCACACCTGCGGCCGCCAGACGCCCGGGTGCACGCCATTCGCCGTCTACTGGAACGCTACCAGATCAGGACGGACACTTACACTTCctccaggcagcagcagcaggacccTCAGGCTCCCCCAGGGCCCCCAGGACCCCCGCCCACTGCACCTCCTAGCCTGGACTCCCTGGCTGACGACTTGG GTGCCCCCCAGCATTCCAGTGGGGAGGGGCGGCCCACCAGGCACGCCGCAGACTGGTTGTGCAACAGCCCACTCCCGAGGCCCAGCggcggtggcagcagcggcagcaggaacaacaacaacaacaacaataacaacaacaacaacaacaacactggggacggcaatggtggtggtggcagcagcagcagcagcagcagcagcagcagcagtagcagtagtggcagtggaaGCAGCATACCACTGAGAGATGTGCTGCAGTGGGGCAGCAGACGccagtacag GGTGATTCTGGAGGATGTGGTGGACCGCTTGCACCACCTGGAGAGGCAGGAGCgtgcagcagcggcggcagcggcagcagcaggcactgccaccagcagcagcaacagcggtAATAACACGGAGGAGCCCAGGACAAGCCGGGTCTCACAGCACCACAGGCTCA CAGACCTCCGCCTCCTGGTGCAGCTGACCCTCAAGCTGCTCTACATCCTGCTCAGCTTCCTCTACAACCCCCGCAG gctGTACGAGGAGCGGCCCATCTCCCGCTTGCCCAACCCATTTCGTGAAGAGGAGGTTGTGCTGGGGGGCGAGGGGCCACCGGCGGACCTCCCTCCACCCGCCGCCGAGCGGGAGCCGCCCATGCCGGGCCTCACCACCTCACTGGAGACTGTGAGGCGTGCCATTGAGGCCCTGCGGCACGACGTGGCTGCCAGCCCCAGCCCTGCCGCCGACCCCACCGCAGCATCAGGCCTGGGAGGGGGATCTGGTGCCGGCCCCAGTGCCGCCCCAGAGTCCCGCAGCTCAGTAACCAACCTGCCACGACGCCTCAACGACTTTCTGCGACGCTCCAGGAACCTGGCAGCacggcagcaccagcagcaggagcGGTCCGGGGAGGGTGGAGCGCGGGGCGGCAGTCTGCTGCCCCGCAGTGGCTCCCCATGGCCCCGCGTGGTAATCCCCCGCATCACCCTCAGTGACCCCAGTGGCAGTGAGagccaggtggaggaggagcagggtggTGCAGTGTCATCCGGGCCCAGCCTGGCCCGCCGCGACCAGGCTGAGTTCAGCACGCGCTCTGTGTCGGGAGTGCCACTCCGCCTGCTGGGCCGCCAGTACGCCGTGGACCGCCGCAGCCCCGACTCAGAGGACTCCTCAGGGCCACTGGATGGGACGGGCGATGGCCCTGGCCAGCCCCCAGAGCCCTTCTTCCCCTGGCGGGAGCACCTGGGGCCCTTCGACATGGAGCTGTCCCAGGGGCCCGGCTCAGACATGCTGTTCCGCCACAACCTGCAGCGCACGCCCCCAGACCGCGCCGCAGAGAGGGAGGCCGAGAACTTCTTCATCCGACCTTTCTTCACCCCACACCTGGGCACCACCCGGGGCATGTCCAGTGAGTGGGTGGGGCGGGccaagacag CTCTGGGCGCCACACAGCGGATCCAAGCCTGGGACTTCACACGCTGCCACATCCCAGATATTTCAGACG GTGTGGCAaatgtggtggtgagaaagtgCCGTATTCACAATGATGCCAGCGTGGACATTTCCTCAGATGGCACTATGTTAGCGGCACTTATCCCGGAGAACCAGGCGATGACTATGGTTG GAGTGTACAGCCTGGAGGACCGGTCTCTGGGGCAGCTTCTGTACAGTTTTATCTTTGAGCACAACACCATCTGTGTCAGTCTCTCCCCCATGGGACGCCATCTGGTGGTGGGCTTCGCTTCACACTCCCACCACCTTGTCCCGCAGAACACTAAACAG GTGGCGGCGCAGGTGTACAAGCTGCGGGACAACCACCTCTTCCAGGCCAGGGGTCAGATAGGCTACCTGCAGAAACTAAGGGACATCGAGGTGACAATAGACAACCGACAGATCTCCCTAAACTGTATCCGCTGGCTGCCTCACCCCGGACAAGGCCTCATATATGGAACCAATAGGGGCCAGCTGAACATCCTGCACTAG